Proteins found in one Mustela lutreola isolate mMusLut2 chromosome 10, mMusLut2.pri, whole genome shotgun sequence genomic segment:
- the SLC25A34 gene encoding solute carrier family 25 member 34 — protein METVAPAVDLVLGASACCLACVFTNPLEVVKTRLQLQGELQARGTYPRPYRGFLASVAAVVRADGLCGLQKGLAAGLLYQGLMNGVRFYCYSLAGQAGLTQQPGGTVVAGAVAGALGAFVGSPAYLVKTQLQAQTVAAMAVGHQHHHQSVLGALETIWRQQGLAGLWRGVGGAVPRVMVGSAAQLATFASAKAWVQKQQWLPEDSWLVALAGGMISSVAVAVVMTPFDVVSTRLYNQPVDGTGRGQLYGGLADCLVKIWRQEGPLALYKGLGPAYLRLGPHTILSMLFWDELRKLAARSQHQGT, from the exons ATGGAGACGGTTGCACCAGCTGTGGACCTGGTGCTGGGCGCCTCGGCCTGTTGCCTGGCCTGCGTCTTTACCAACCCCCTGGAGGTGGTGAAGACGAGACTGCAGctgcagggggagctgcaggcccGCGGCACCTACCCACGGCCCTACAGGGGCTTTTTGGCCTCGGTAGCAGCTGTGGTCCGTGCAGACGGGCTGTGTGGCCTGCAGAAGGGGCTGGCCGCTGGCCTCCTTTACCAGGGCCTCATGAACGGCGTCCGCTTCTACTGCTACAGCCTGGCGGGCCAGGCTGGCCTCACCCAGCAGCCTGGTGGCACGGTGGTCGCGGGCGCGGTGGCTGGGGCACTGGGAGCCTTCGTGGGGAGTCCTGCTTACTTG GTCAAAACGCAGCTGCAGGCCCAGACAGTGGCCGCGATGGCCGTGGGGCACCAACACCATCACCAG AGTGTTTTGGGTGCCTTGGAGACCATCTGGCGGCAGCAGGGCCTGGCAGGGCTATGGCGGGGCGTGGGTGGGGCCGTGCCCAGGGTCATGGTCGGCTCAGCCGCCCAGCTGGCCACCTTCGCCTCTGCCAAGGCCTGGGTGCAGAAGCAACAG TGGCTCCCGGAAGACAGCTGGCTGGTGGCCTTGGCTGGAGGCATGATCAGCAGTGTCGCTGTGGCCGTGGTCATGACCCCCTTCGACGTGGTCAGCACGCGGCTCTACAATCAGCCCGTGGACGGAACTGGCCga ggCCAGCTGTACGGTGGCCTCGCCGACTGCCTGGTGAAGATCTGGAGGCAGGAGGGCCCCCTGGCCCTCTACAAGGGTCTGGGCCCAGCCTACCTGCGCCTGGGTCCCCACACCATCCTCAGCATGCTCTTCTGGGATGAGCTCCGGAAACTGGCCGCGCGGAGCCAGCACCAGGGCACCTAG
- the TMEM82 gene encoding transmembrane protein 82 yields the protein MFSLPPLPSWLPSLPSLQWGSGLLDSVLQGLIGASGVSVLNSLLKVYFFVNCANKPKRQLEKQRLQAQWASLETVHLAGLALILTVLGARVAALVVLEFSLRALSTLLSLGQGSERERLQLYLVSQYSLGCGLTCGLSFLQEGAPHRTLNLLLGLWLATLLGTGARRLCRHVCQLYELHSSQHYCGVCLGLLAGAHGLPRLLARALAVAFAVGDLAAVALINRDFPTTSDAVRFWTPLVICYALLVIYMQEEQRQHPGLQSHAQTLLVRMGGLFVLLLTVGSWLDLLGVVLSLLGELWCLAGSRTLLDLCQDFPSRRPTVSAARESQPQPSAAAQPSAAAQPRGPAPS from the exons ATGTTctccctgccacccctcccctcctggctccccagcctcccctccctccagtggGGCTCCGGCCTCCTCGACTCTGTCCTTCAAG gCCTCATCGGGGCCAGTGGAGTCTCGGTCCTGAACAGCCTCCTGAAGGTCTACTTCTTTGTGAACTGTGCCAA CAAGCCCAAGCGGCAGCTGGAGAAGCAGCGGCTGCAGGCCCAGTGGGCCTCCCTGGAGACTGTGCACCTGGCTGGGCTGGCCTTGATCCTGACCGTCCTGGGGGCCCGGGTGGCTGCCCTGGTGGTGCTTGAGTTCTCCCTCCGAGCTCTGTCCACACTGCTCTCCCTGGGCCAG GGCTCCgagagggagaggctgcagcTGTACCTTGTAAGCCAGTACTCCCTGGGCTGTGGGCTGACCTGCGGCCTGAGCTTCCTGCAGGAGGGTGCCCCTCACCGCACCTTGAACTTACTGCTGGGCCTCTGGCTGGCCACCCTGCTGGGCACCGGTGCCAGGCGCCTCTGCCGCCACGTCTGCCAGTTGTATGAGCTACACAGCAGCCAGCACTACTGCGGGGTCTGCCTGGGCCTGCTGGCCGGTGCTCACGGCCTTCCCAGGCTGCTGGCCCGCGCCCTGGCTGTGGCCTTTGCTGTGGGTGACCTGGCAGCTGTGGCCCTCATCAACCGGGATTTCCCGACCACCTCGGATGCCGTGCGCTTCTGGACGCCGCTCGTCATCTGCTACGCCCTGCTGGTCATCTACATGCAGG agGAGCAGCGGCAGCACCCCGGCCTGCAGAGTCACGCCCAGACCTTGCTGGTGCGCATGGGCGGCCTCTTCGTGCTGCTGCTGACCGTGGGCAGCTGGCTAGACCTCCTGGGAGTCGTCCTGTCCCTGCTGGGCGAGCTCTGGTGCCTGGCGGGCAGCCGCACTCTGCTGGACCTTTGCCAG GATTTTCCATCCCGGAGGCCGACAGTGTCTGCTGCAAGGgagtcccagccccagccctcagcAGCTGCCCAGCCCTCAGCAGCCGCCCAGCCCCGAGGCCCAGCCCCCTCCTGA